A window from Falco naumanni isolate bFalNau1 chromosome 3, bFalNau1.pat, whole genome shotgun sequence encodes these proteins:
- the ZBTB40 gene encoding zinc finger and BTB domain-containing protein 40 isoform X3: protein MELPSYSKQLLQQLYALCKEQQFCDCTVFIGNVHFRAHKVVLAAASLLFKSLLDSTDTISIDASVVTPEEFALLLEMMYSGKLPLGKHNFTKVIAVADSLQMFDVAVSCKNLLRDLISCSTQDQVVREVSSQAADSSGNHAEANNLPQSEKPDEGKIDTLLPQRVSPFPGPVEAEMEADVSPPGQELTVNHTWVHQDAMSSDSRSLQEDSGSHPDEPACAEQGGCVEEELAEPPEEEGGVRDLAAESKSCKLDFFLRYESVFSEALSDAQAVLKRLEECREVDASQKEAVAACLAEAGEQSVYKKLLSKVKDAQTLDAQTLVSLLKLFQDVSPKLRAALLEKEQGSGEALRQTESTDEGEMLTARLLGCREELIQSVTQLSPIVEFLEAAEEGFLTASEKRVVLDCCEGSSQREAMDSLLRKVDEEKTLKVESLVKLLGAVKASFPGLHLLLDNLVATANVSDGDAKWSPEDYGAKLLRRYRENLVELLTDTQTLLQGISAAQSLAPAEREAMEQVVKREAGGFASLVSAALEERSLSVSAVWQLLLAVREPAPLNLLMEEIRKQPGAEFFFQAVATSESTAIEIILRHSKLISEAIQQRADLEGLAPGEAGLTEAVKELLSISAQKESSEASLKAALSTAQEKSVPAIKICQLLCNVHESFPDLQPVMQELGHVGLLTEGGGEKPGIRKWKVNSESQVEALDKGEDKAGGASAKELKEHQEKASSKKSFVCKACDKTFHFYCRLKVHMKRCRVARGKQIQCKDCSEVKSTKKELEKHQLEVHGVVGVAKKKKRLPVSCDICGREFAHASGMQYHKLTEHFDEKPFSCEECGAKFAANSTLKNHLRLHTGDRPFMCKHCLMTFMQASALAYHTKKKHAEGKMYACQYCDAVFAQSIELSRHVRTHTGDKPYVCRECGKGFRQANGLSIHLRTFHNIEDPYDCKKCRMSFATLQEHRKHVHEAHSREYHPCPTCSKVFSAPSLLERHMVTHVGGKPFSCEICDKAYQQLSGLWYHNRTHHPDVFAAQNHRSSKFSSLQCSSCDKTFSSTAAHRKHVKAEHTDVKFHECETCKELFPTLALLQVHVKCRHSGALQSHVTSEHFKQTESTFTCELCGELFPSQGELEGHYSVEHPKVVFSQATTAQIVQVIQTSEQGAAEHIISFDDSQLAGSQVFVTLPESQVSQTGSELVAVTMEDLFDDKVTLICEETK from the exons ATGGAGCTTCCCAGTTacagcaagcagctgctgcagcagctgtacGCTCTCTGCAAAGAGCAACAGTTCTGTGATTGCACCGTCTTCATTGGAAATGTTCATTTTAGAGCACACAAAGTGGTTTTGGCTGCTGCTAGCCTGCTTTTCAAATCCTTGTTGGACAGCACAGATACAATCTCCATCGATGCTTCTGTAGTAACCCCTGAGGAGTTTGCGCTCTTGCTGGAGATGATGTACAGTGGCAAGCTCCCACTGGGGAAACACAATTTCACCAAAGTTATTGCTGTGGCAGATAGTCTGCAGATGTTTGATGTGGCTGTTAGTTGCAAAAACCTCCTCAGGGACCTCATCAGCTGTTCTACTCAGGACCAGGTAGTGAGAGAAGtctccagccaggcagcagacTCATCTGGAAACCACGCTGAAGCTAATAACCTGCCCCAGTCTGAAAAACCCgatgaaggaaaaatagataCCCTCCTCCCTCAGAGAGTTTCCCCTTTTCCTGGCCCTGTAGaagcagaaatggaagcagATGTTTCTCCTCCTGGCCAGGAACTTACCGTGAATCACACCTGGGTTCACCAGGATGCAATGTCAAGTGACTCCAGATCCCTCCAGGAGGATTCAGGCTCTCATCCTGATGAGCCTGCCTGTGCTGAGCAGGGTGGCTGTGTGGAAGAGGAGCTTGCTGAGCCtccagaggaggaaggaggagtgAGGGATTTAG cagcagagagtAAAAGCTGTAAACTGGATTTCTTTCTTCGATATGAAAGTGTTTTCTCTGAGGCCCTTTCTGATGCCCAGGCTGTGCTGAAAAGACTGGAAGAGTGCAGAGAAGTTGATGCCTCTCAGAAGGAG GCTGTGGCTGCCTGTCTGGCAGAGGCGGGGGAACAGTCGGTATACAAGAAGCTACTGAGCAAAGTGAAGGATGCTCAGACCCTGGATGCTCAGACTCTCGTGTCTTTACTGAAACTGTTTCAAGATGTGAGTCCCAAGCtgagagcagctttgctggagaAGGAACAGGGCAGTGGAGAAGCCCTGCGGCAAACAG AGAGCACAGACGAGGGAGAGATGCTGACTGCTCGCTtgctgggatgcagggaggaGCTGATCCAGAGCGTGACACAGCTGAGCCCCATCGTGGAGTTCTTGGAGGCAGCAGAAGAGGGATTCCTGACCGCCTCGGAGAAGcgg GTGGTTTTGGATTGCTGTGAAGGCAGCTCGCAGAGGGAAGCCATGGACAGTCTGCTCAGGAAGGTGGATGAAGAGAAAACCCTGAAAGTGGAAAGTTTGGTCAAACTTCTAGGGGCTGTGAAAGCATCGTTCCCTGGTCTCCACCTTCTGCTGGACAACTTGGTAGCAACAGCAAATGTCTCTGATGGCGACG CCAAATGGAGCCCAGAGGATTATGGAGCCAAACTGTTGAGACGATACCGAGAAAACTTAGTGGAGCTTCTCACAGACACCCAGACGCTGCTGCAGGGCATCTCTGCTGCACAGagcctggctcctgctgagAGAGAG GCGATGGAGCAGGTTGTGAAGCGTGAGGCTGGTGGTTTCGCCTCCCTCGTTTCGGCAGCGCTGGAGGAGCGGTCTTTGTCGGTCTCTGCCgtttggcagctgctgctggctgtgcgGGAACCTGCACCGCTGAACCTGCTCATGGAGGAGATCCGGAAACAACCCGGCGCAGAGTTTTTCTTCCAAGCAG tGGCCACCAGCGAGAGCACAGCCATTGAGATCATCCTGCGGCACAGCAAACTGATCTCAGAGGCCATCCAGCAGAGAGCGGACCTGGAGGGCTTGGCTCCAGGGGAGGCAGGACTCACAGAAGCAGTAAAAGAG CTACTGAGTATTTCTGCTCAGAAGGAAAGTTCAGAGGCCTCCTTGAAAGCAGCTCTGAGCACAGCCCAGGAGAAGTCTGTCCCGGCCATCAAGATCTGTCAGCTGCTGTGTAATGTCCATGAGTCATTCCCGGACCTGCAGCCAGtgatgcaggagctggggcacgTGG GTCTCTTGACTGAGGGAGGCGGGGAGAAACCTGGGATCAGGAAGTGGAAGGTGAATAGTGAATCCCAAGTTGAAGCTCTGGACAAAGGTGAGGACAAAGCAGGCGGTGCCAGTGCCAAGGAGCTGAAGGAACACCAAGAAAAAGCTTCTTCCAAGAAGAGTTTTGTCTGCAAAGCTTGTGATAAGACCTTCCACTTCTACTGCCGCCTGAAGGTGCACATGAAACGTTGTAGGGTGGCCAGAGGAAAGCAAATCCAGTGTAAGGACTGCAGCGAGGTCAAATCGACAaagaaggagctggagaagcaTCAGTTGGAGGTCCacggggtggtgggggtggccAAGAAGAAGAAGCGCCTCCCCGTGTCATGTGACATCTGTGGCCGAGAGTTTGCTCATGCCTCAG GGATGCAGTATCACAAGCTGACGGAGCACTTTGATGAGAAGCCCTTCTCCTGTGAGGAGTGCGGGGCCAAGTTCGCAGCCAACTCCACGCTGAAGAACCACCTGCGGCTGCACACGGGGGACCGTCCCTTCATGTGCAAGCATTGCCTGATGACCTTCATGCAAGCCTCGGCCCTTGCCTACCACACCAAGAAGAAGCATGCTGAGG GGAAGATGTACGCCTGCCAGTACTGCGATGCCGTGTTCGCCCAGTCCATTGAGCTGTCGCGCCATGTCCGGACTCACACGGGGGACAAGCCGTACGTCTGCCGGGAGTGTGGGAAAGGCTTTCGCCAGGCCAACGGGCTCTCCATCCACCTCCGGACCTTCCACA ACATCGAAGATCCCTATGACTGCAAGAAGTGCCGGATGAGCTTTGCCACCCTGCAGGAGCACCGCAAGCATGTCCATGAAGCCCACTCCCGGGAGTATCACCCCTGCCCTACCTGCTCTAAAGTCTTCAGTGCCCCGTCACTCCTGGAGCGCCACATGGTGACCCATGTTGGGGGAAAGCCCTTTAGCTGTGAAATCTGTGACAAAGCTTACCAG CAGTTGTCAGGGTTATGGTATCACAACCGGACCCACCACCCTGATGTCTTTGCAGCTCAGAATCACCGCTCCTCCAAGTTCTCCTCCCTGCAGTGCAGCTCCTGTGACAAAACcttctccagcactgctgctcaccGAAAGCATGTCAAGGCAGAGCACACAG ATGTGAAGTTCCATGAGTGTGAGACATGCAAGGAGCTCTTCCCCACGCTGGCCCTCCTGCAGGTCCATGTGAAGTGCAGGCACTCAG GGGCCCTGCAGAGCCACGTCACCAGCGAGCACTTTAAGCAGACGGAGAGCACCTTCACCTGCGAGCTCTGTGGGGAGCTTTTTCCATCCCAGGGCGAGCTGGAGGGGCACTACAGCGTGGAGCATCCCAAGGTGGTTTTCTCCCAAGCCACCACAGCCCAGATCGTGCAG GTGATTCAGACGTCGGagcaaggagcagcagaacatataatttcttttgatgACTCCCAACTCGCTGGCTCCCAAGTCTTTGTGACGTTGCCCGAATCCCAAGTGAGCCAAACTGGCTCTGAGCTGGTGGCTGTGACTATGGAGGACTTGTTTGATGACAAAGTCACTCTGATTTGTGAAGAAACCAAGTGA
- the ZBTB40 gene encoding zinc finger and BTB domain-containing protein 40 isoform X1, with amino-acid sequence MELPSYSKQLLQQLYALCKEQQFCDCTVFIGNVHFRAHKVVLAAASLLFKSLLDSTDTISIDASVVTPEEFALLLEMMYSGKLPLGKHNFTKVIAVADSLQMFDVAVSCKNLLRDLISCSTQDQVVREVSSQAADSSGNHAEANNLPQSEKPDEGKIDTLLPQRVSPFPGPVEAEMEADVSPPGQELTVNHTWVHQDAMSSDSRSLQEDSGSHPDEPACAEQGGCVEEELAEPPEEEGGVRDLAAESKSCKLDFFLRYESVFSEALSDAQAVLKRLEECREVDASQKEAVAACLAEAGEQSVYKKLLSKVKDAQTLDAQTLVSLLKLFQDVSPKLRAALLEKEQGSGEALRQTESTDEGEMLTARLLGCREELIQSVTQLSPIVEFLEAAEEGFLTASEKRVVLDCCEGSSQREAMDSLLRKVDEEKTLKVESLVKLLGAVKASFPGLHLLLDNLVATANVSDGDAKWSPEDYGAKLLRRYRENLVELLTDTQTLLQGISAAQSLAPAEREAMEQVVKREAGGFASLVSAALEERSLSVSAVWQLLLAVREPAPLNLLMEEIRKQPGAEFFFQAVATSESTAIEIILRHSKLISEAIQQRADLEGLAPGEAGLTEAVKELLSISAQKESSEASLKAALSTAQEKSVPAIKICQLLCNVHESFPDLQPVMQELGHVGLLTEGGGEKPGIRKWKVNSESQVEALDKGEDKAGGASAKELKEHQEKASSKKSFVCKACDKTFHFYCRLKVHMKRCRVARGKQIQCKDCSEVKSTKKELEKHQLEVHGVVGVAKKKKRLPVSCDICGREFAHASGMQYHKLTEHFDEKPFSCEECGAKFAANSTLKNHLRLHTGDRPFMCKHCLMTFMQASALAYHTKKKHAEGKMYACQYCDAVFAQSIELSRHVRTHTGDKPYVCRECGKGFRQANGLSIHLRTFHNIEDPYDCKKCRMSFATLQEHRKHVHEAHSREYHPCPTCSKVFSAPSLLERHMVTHVGGKPFSCEICDKAYQQLSGLWYHNRTHHPDVFAAQNHRSSKFSSLQCSSCDKTFSSTAAHRKHVKAEHTDVKFHECETCKELFPTLALLQVHVKCRHSGSQPFHCLYCSASFRFPGALQSHVTSEHFKQTESTFTCELCGELFPSQGELEGHYSVEHPKVVFSQATTAQIVQVIQTSEQGAAEHIISFDDSQLAGSQVFVTLPESQVSQTGSELVAVTMEDLFDDKVTLICEETK; translated from the exons ATGGAGCTTCCCAGTTacagcaagcagctgctgcagcagctgtacGCTCTCTGCAAAGAGCAACAGTTCTGTGATTGCACCGTCTTCATTGGAAATGTTCATTTTAGAGCACACAAAGTGGTTTTGGCTGCTGCTAGCCTGCTTTTCAAATCCTTGTTGGACAGCACAGATACAATCTCCATCGATGCTTCTGTAGTAACCCCTGAGGAGTTTGCGCTCTTGCTGGAGATGATGTACAGTGGCAAGCTCCCACTGGGGAAACACAATTTCACCAAAGTTATTGCTGTGGCAGATAGTCTGCAGATGTTTGATGTGGCTGTTAGTTGCAAAAACCTCCTCAGGGACCTCATCAGCTGTTCTACTCAGGACCAGGTAGTGAGAGAAGtctccagccaggcagcagacTCATCTGGAAACCACGCTGAAGCTAATAACCTGCCCCAGTCTGAAAAACCCgatgaaggaaaaatagataCCCTCCTCCCTCAGAGAGTTTCCCCTTTTCCTGGCCCTGTAGaagcagaaatggaagcagATGTTTCTCCTCCTGGCCAGGAACTTACCGTGAATCACACCTGGGTTCACCAGGATGCAATGTCAAGTGACTCCAGATCCCTCCAGGAGGATTCAGGCTCTCATCCTGATGAGCCTGCCTGTGCTGAGCAGGGTGGCTGTGTGGAAGAGGAGCTTGCTGAGCCtccagaggaggaaggaggagtgAGGGATTTAG cagcagagagtAAAAGCTGTAAACTGGATTTCTTTCTTCGATATGAAAGTGTTTTCTCTGAGGCCCTTTCTGATGCCCAGGCTGTGCTGAAAAGACTGGAAGAGTGCAGAGAAGTTGATGCCTCTCAGAAGGAG GCTGTGGCTGCCTGTCTGGCAGAGGCGGGGGAACAGTCGGTATACAAGAAGCTACTGAGCAAAGTGAAGGATGCTCAGACCCTGGATGCTCAGACTCTCGTGTCTTTACTGAAACTGTTTCAAGATGTGAGTCCCAAGCtgagagcagctttgctggagaAGGAACAGGGCAGTGGAGAAGCCCTGCGGCAAACAG AGAGCACAGACGAGGGAGAGATGCTGACTGCTCGCTtgctgggatgcagggaggaGCTGATCCAGAGCGTGACACAGCTGAGCCCCATCGTGGAGTTCTTGGAGGCAGCAGAAGAGGGATTCCTGACCGCCTCGGAGAAGcgg GTGGTTTTGGATTGCTGTGAAGGCAGCTCGCAGAGGGAAGCCATGGACAGTCTGCTCAGGAAGGTGGATGAAGAGAAAACCCTGAAAGTGGAAAGTTTGGTCAAACTTCTAGGGGCTGTGAAAGCATCGTTCCCTGGTCTCCACCTTCTGCTGGACAACTTGGTAGCAACAGCAAATGTCTCTGATGGCGACG CCAAATGGAGCCCAGAGGATTATGGAGCCAAACTGTTGAGACGATACCGAGAAAACTTAGTGGAGCTTCTCACAGACACCCAGACGCTGCTGCAGGGCATCTCTGCTGCACAGagcctggctcctgctgagAGAGAG GCGATGGAGCAGGTTGTGAAGCGTGAGGCTGGTGGTTTCGCCTCCCTCGTTTCGGCAGCGCTGGAGGAGCGGTCTTTGTCGGTCTCTGCCgtttggcagctgctgctggctgtgcgGGAACCTGCACCGCTGAACCTGCTCATGGAGGAGATCCGGAAACAACCCGGCGCAGAGTTTTTCTTCCAAGCAG tGGCCACCAGCGAGAGCACAGCCATTGAGATCATCCTGCGGCACAGCAAACTGATCTCAGAGGCCATCCAGCAGAGAGCGGACCTGGAGGGCTTGGCTCCAGGGGAGGCAGGACTCACAGAAGCAGTAAAAGAG CTACTGAGTATTTCTGCTCAGAAGGAAAGTTCAGAGGCCTCCTTGAAAGCAGCTCTGAGCACAGCCCAGGAGAAGTCTGTCCCGGCCATCAAGATCTGTCAGCTGCTGTGTAATGTCCATGAGTCATTCCCGGACCTGCAGCCAGtgatgcaggagctggggcacgTGG GTCTCTTGACTGAGGGAGGCGGGGAGAAACCTGGGATCAGGAAGTGGAAGGTGAATAGTGAATCCCAAGTTGAAGCTCTGGACAAAGGTGAGGACAAAGCAGGCGGTGCCAGTGCCAAGGAGCTGAAGGAACACCAAGAAAAAGCTTCTTCCAAGAAGAGTTTTGTCTGCAAAGCTTGTGATAAGACCTTCCACTTCTACTGCCGCCTGAAGGTGCACATGAAACGTTGTAGGGTGGCCAGAGGAAAGCAAATCCAGTGTAAGGACTGCAGCGAGGTCAAATCGACAaagaaggagctggagaagcaTCAGTTGGAGGTCCacggggtggtgggggtggccAAGAAGAAGAAGCGCCTCCCCGTGTCATGTGACATCTGTGGCCGAGAGTTTGCTCATGCCTCAG GGATGCAGTATCACAAGCTGACGGAGCACTTTGATGAGAAGCCCTTCTCCTGTGAGGAGTGCGGGGCCAAGTTCGCAGCCAACTCCACGCTGAAGAACCACCTGCGGCTGCACACGGGGGACCGTCCCTTCATGTGCAAGCATTGCCTGATGACCTTCATGCAAGCCTCGGCCCTTGCCTACCACACCAAGAAGAAGCATGCTGAGG GGAAGATGTACGCCTGCCAGTACTGCGATGCCGTGTTCGCCCAGTCCATTGAGCTGTCGCGCCATGTCCGGACTCACACGGGGGACAAGCCGTACGTCTGCCGGGAGTGTGGGAAAGGCTTTCGCCAGGCCAACGGGCTCTCCATCCACCTCCGGACCTTCCACA ACATCGAAGATCCCTATGACTGCAAGAAGTGCCGGATGAGCTTTGCCACCCTGCAGGAGCACCGCAAGCATGTCCATGAAGCCCACTCCCGGGAGTATCACCCCTGCCCTACCTGCTCTAAAGTCTTCAGTGCCCCGTCACTCCTGGAGCGCCACATGGTGACCCATGTTGGGGGAAAGCCCTTTAGCTGTGAAATCTGTGACAAAGCTTACCAG CAGTTGTCAGGGTTATGGTATCACAACCGGACCCACCACCCTGATGTCTTTGCAGCTCAGAATCACCGCTCCTCCAAGTTCTCCTCCCTGCAGTGCAGCTCCTGTGACAAAACcttctccagcactgctgctcaccGAAAGCATGTCAAGGCAGAGCACACAG ATGTGAAGTTCCATGAGTGTGAGACATGCAAGGAGCTCTTCCCCACGCTGGCCCTCCTGCAGGTCCATGTGAAGTGCAGGCACTCAG GCTCCCAGCCATTTCACTGCTTGTACTGCTCAGCATCCTTCCGCTTCCCAGGGGCCCTGCAGAGCCACGTCACCAGCGAGCACTTTAAGCAGACGGAGAGCACCTTCACCTGCGAGCTCTGTGGGGAGCTTTTTCCATCCCAGGGCGAGCTGGAGGGGCACTACAGCGTGGAGCATCCCAAGGTGGTTTTCTCCCAAGCCACCACAGCCCAGATCGTGCAG GTGATTCAGACGTCGGagcaaggagcagcagaacatataatttcttttgatgACTCCCAACTCGCTGGCTCCCAAGTCTTTGTGACGTTGCCCGAATCCCAAGTGAGCCAAACTGGCTCTGAGCTGGTGGCTGTGACTATGGAGGACTTGTTTGATGACAAAGTCACTCTGATTTGTGAAGAAACCAAGTGA
- the ZBTB40 gene encoding zinc finger and BTB domain-containing protein 40 isoform X2 produces the protein MELPSYSKQLLQQLYALCKEQQFCDCTVFIGNVHFRAHKVVLAAASLLFKSLLDSTDTISIDASVVTPEEFALLLEMMYSGKLPLGKHNFTKVIAVADSLQMFDVAVSCKNLLRDLISCSTQDQVVREVSSQAADSSGNHAEANNLPQSEKPDEGKIDTLLPQRVSPFPGPVEAEMEADVSPPGQELTVNHTWVHQDAMSSDSRSLQEDSGSHPDEPACAEQGGCVEEELAEPPEEEGGVRDLAESKSCKLDFFLRYESVFSEALSDAQAVLKRLEECREVDASQKEAVAACLAEAGEQSVYKKLLSKVKDAQTLDAQTLVSLLKLFQDVSPKLRAALLEKEQGSGEALRQTESTDEGEMLTARLLGCREELIQSVTQLSPIVEFLEAAEEGFLTASEKRVVLDCCEGSSQREAMDSLLRKVDEEKTLKVESLVKLLGAVKASFPGLHLLLDNLVATANVSDGDAKWSPEDYGAKLLRRYRENLVELLTDTQTLLQGISAAQSLAPAEREAMEQVVKREAGGFASLVSAALEERSLSVSAVWQLLLAVREPAPLNLLMEEIRKQPGAEFFFQAVATSESTAIEIILRHSKLISEAIQQRADLEGLAPGEAGLTEAVKELLSISAQKESSEASLKAALSTAQEKSVPAIKICQLLCNVHESFPDLQPVMQELGHVGLLTEGGGEKPGIRKWKVNSESQVEALDKGEDKAGGASAKELKEHQEKASSKKSFVCKACDKTFHFYCRLKVHMKRCRVARGKQIQCKDCSEVKSTKKELEKHQLEVHGVVGVAKKKKRLPVSCDICGREFAHASGMQYHKLTEHFDEKPFSCEECGAKFAANSTLKNHLRLHTGDRPFMCKHCLMTFMQASALAYHTKKKHAEGKMYACQYCDAVFAQSIELSRHVRTHTGDKPYVCRECGKGFRQANGLSIHLRTFHNIEDPYDCKKCRMSFATLQEHRKHVHEAHSREYHPCPTCSKVFSAPSLLERHMVTHVGGKPFSCEICDKAYQQLSGLWYHNRTHHPDVFAAQNHRSSKFSSLQCSSCDKTFSSTAAHRKHVKAEHTDVKFHECETCKELFPTLALLQVHVKCRHSGSQPFHCLYCSASFRFPGALQSHVTSEHFKQTESTFTCELCGELFPSQGELEGHYSVEHPKVVFSQATTAQIVQVIQTSEQGAAEHIISFDDSQLAGSQVFVTLPESQVSQTGSELVAVTMEDLFDDKVTLICEETK, from the exons ATGGAGCTTCCCAGTTacagcaagcagctgctgcagcagctgtacGCTCTCTGCAAAGAGCAACAGTTCTGTGATTGCACCGTCTTCATTGGAAATGTTCATTTTAGAGCACACAAAGTGGTTTTGGCTGCTGCTAGCCTGCTTTTCAAATCCTTGTTGGACAGCACAGATACAATCTCCATCGATGCTTCTGTAGTAACCCCTGAGGAGTTTGCGCTCTTGCTGGAGATGATGTACAGTGGCAAGCTCCCACTGGGGAAACACAATTTCACCAAAGTTATTGCTGTGGCAGATAGTCTGCAGATGTTTGATGTGGCTGTTAGTTGCAAAAACCTCCTCAGGGACCTCATCAGCTGTTCTACTCAGGACCAGGTAGTGAGAGAAGtctccagccaggcagcagacTCATCTGGAAACCACGCTGAAGCTAATAACCTGCCCCAGTCTGAAAAACCCgatgaaggaaaaatagataCCCTCCTCCCTCAGAGAGTTTCCCCTTTTCCTGGCCCTGTAGaagcagaaatggaagcagATGTTTCTCCTCCTGGCCAGGAACTTACCGTGAATCACACCTGGGTTCACCAGGATGCAATGTCAAGTGACTCCAGATCCCTCCAGGAGGATTCAGGCTCTCATCCTGATGAGCCTGCCTGTGCTGAGCAGGGTGGCTGTGTGGAAGAGGAGCTTGCTGAGCCtccagaggaggaaggaggagtgAGGGATTTAG cagagagtAAAAGCTGTAAACTGGATTTCTTTCTTCGATATGAAAGTGTTTTCTCTGAGGCCCTTTCTGATGCCCAGGCTGTGCTGAAAAGACTGGAAGAGTGCAGAGAAGTTGATGCCTCTCAGAAGGAG GCTGTGGCTGCCTGTCTGGCAGAGGCGGGGGAACAGTCGGTATACAAGAAGCTACTGAGCAAAGTGAAGGATGCTCAGACCCTGGATGCTCAGACTCTCGTGTCTTTACTGAAACTGTTTCAAGATGTGAGTCCCAAGCtgagagcagctttgctggagaAGGAACAGGGCAGTGGAGAAGCCCTGCGGCAAACAG AGAGCACAGACGAGGGAGAGATGCTGACTGCTCGCTtgctgggatgcagggaggaGCTGATCCAGAGCGTGACACAGCTGAGCCCCATCGTGGAGTTCTTGGAGGCAGCAGAAGAGGGATTCCTGACCGCCTCGGAGAAGcgg GTGGTTTTGGATTGCTGTGAAGGCAGCTCGCAGAGGGAAGCCATGGACAGTCTGCTCAGGAAGGTGGATGAAGAGAAAACCCTGAAAGTGGAAAGTTTGGTCAAACTTCTAGGGGCTGTGAAAGCATCGTTCCCTGGTCTCCACCTTCTGCTGGACAACTTGGTAGCAACAGCAAATGTCTCTGATGGCGACG CCAAATGGAGCCCAGAGGATTATGGAGCCAAACTGTTGAGACGATACCGAGAAAACTTAGTGGAGCTTCTCACAGACACCCAGACGCTGCTGCAGGGCATCTCTGCTGCACAGagcctggctcctgctgagAGAGAG GCGATGGAGCAGGTTGTGAAGCGTGAGGCTGGTGGTTTCGCCTCCCTCGTTTCGGCAGCGCTGGAGGAGCGGTCTTTGTCGGTCTCTGCCgtttggcagctgctgctggctgtgcgGGAACCTGCACCGCTGAACCTGCTCATGGAGGAGATCCGGAAACAACCCGGCGCAGAGTTTTTCTTCCAAGCAG tGGCCACCAGCGAGAGCACAGCCATTGAGATCATCCTGCGGCACAGCAAACTGATCTCAGAGGCCATCCAGCAGAGAGCGGACCTGGAGGGCTTGGCTCCAGGGGAGGCAGGACTCACAGAAGCAGTAAAAGAG CTACTGAGTATTTCTGCTCAGAAGGAAAGTTCAGAGGCCTCCTTGAAAGCAGCTCTGAGCACAGCCCAGGAGAAGTCTGTCCCGGCCATCAAGATCTGTCAGCTGCTGTGTAATGTCCATGAGTCATTCCCGGACCTGCAGCCAGtgatgcaggagctggggcacgTGG GTCTCTTGACTGAGGGAGGCGGGGAGAAACCTGGGATCAGGAAGTGGAAGGTGAATAGTGAATCCCAAGTTGAAGCTCTGGACAAAGGTGAGGACAAAGCAGGCGGTGCCAGTGCCAAGGAGCTGAAGGAACACCAAGAAAAAGCTTCTTCCAAGAAGAGTTTTGTCTGCAAAGCTTGTGATAAGACCTTCCACTTCTACTGCCGCCTGAAGGTGCACATGAAACGTTGTAGGGTGGCCAGAGGAAAGCAAATCCAGTGTAAGGACTGCAGCGAGGTCAAATCGACAaagaaggagctggagaagcaTCAGTTGGAGGTCCacggggtggtgggggtggccAAGAAGAAGAAGCGCCTCCCCGTGTCATGTGACATCTGTGGCCGAGAGTTTGCTCATGCCTCAG GGATGCAGTATCACAAGCTGACGGAGCACTTTGATGAGAAGCCCTTCTCCTGTGAGGAGTGCGGGGCCAAGTTCGCAGCCAACTCCACGCTGAAGAACCACCTGCGGCTGCACACGGGGGACCGTCCCTTCATGTGCAAGCATTGCCTGATGACCTTCATGCAAGCCTCGGCCCTTGCCTACCACACCAAGAAGAAGCATGCTGAGG GGAAGATGTACGCCTGCCAGTACTGCGATGCCGTGTTCGCCCAGTCCATTGAGCTGTCGCGCCATGTCCGGACTCACACGGGGGACAAGCCGTACGTCTGCCGGGAGTGTGGGAAAGGCTTTCGCCAGGCCAACGGGCTCTCCATCCACCTCCGGACCTTCCACA ACATCGAAGATCCCTATGACTGCAAGAAGTGCCGGATGAGCTTTGCCACCCTGCAGGAGCACCGCAAGCATGTCCATGAAGCCCACTCCCGGGAGTATCACCCCTGCCCTACCTGCTCTAAAGTCTTCAGTGCCCCGTCACTCCTGGAGCGCCACATGGTGACCCATGTTGGGGGAAAGCCCTTTAGCTGTGAAATCTGTGACAAAGCTTACCAG CAGTTGTCAGGGTTATGGTATCACAACCGGACCCACCACCCTGATGTCTTTGCAGCTCAGAATCACCGCTCCTCCAAGTTCTCCTCCCTGCAGTGCAGCTCCTGTGACAAAACcttctccagcactgctgctcaccGAAAGCATGTCAAGGCAGAGCACACAG ATGTGAAGTTCCATGAGTGTGAGACATGCAAGGAGCTCTTCCCCACGCTGGCCCTCCTGCAGGTCCATGTGAAGTGCAGGCACTCAG GCTCCCAGCCATTTCACTGCTTGTACTGCTCAGCATCCTTCCGCTTCCCAGGGGCCCTGCAGAGCCACGTCACCAGCGAGCACTTTAAGCAGACGGAGAGCACCTTCACCTGCGAGCTCTGTGGGGAGCTTTTTCCATCCCAGGGCGAGCTGGAGGGGCACTACAGCGTGGAGCATCCCAAGGTGGTTTTCTCCCAAGCCACCACAGCCCAGATCGTGCAG GTGATTCAGACGTCGGagcaaggagcagcagaacatataatttcttttgatgACTCCCAACTCGCTGGCTCCCAAGTCTTTGTGACGTTGCCCGAATCCCAAGTGAGCCAAACTGGCTCTGAGCTGGTGGCTGTGACTATGGAGGACTTGTTTGATGACAAAGTCACTCTGATTTGTGAAGAAACCAAGTGA